One Curtobacterium sp. MCLR17_032 genomic window carries:
- a CDS encoding polyphosphate kinase 2 family protein: protein MSRQKSWNADPEPLLRVGPGFRLDTVDPDGTPGFPGRKIDGLEALAAGASRLTALQERLWAAATAGDQRRVLLVLQAMDTAGKGGIVSHVVGAVDPNGVHYAGFKAPTAEEREHDFLWRVERQLPDAGQLGVFDRSHYEDVLIQRVRGLAEPAEIERRYGAIVDFESRLAEQGTTIVKVMLHISKDEQRERLGDRLDRPDKHWKFNPADIDERLRWDEYQQAYQVAFDRTSTEQAPWYVVPANRKWYARLAVQQLLLRALEDMHLSWPAADFDVAEQRQRLAAS, encoded by the coding sequence GTGAGCCGTCAGAAGTCCTGGAACGCCGATCCGGAACCGCTCCTCCGCGTCGGTCCCGGGTTCCGACTCGACACCGTCGACCCCGACGGCACGCCGGGGTTCCCCGGCCGGAAGATCGACGGGCTCGAGGCGCTGGCCGCCGGTGCCTCCCGGCTCACTGCCCTGCAGGAGCGTCTCTGGGCGGCGGCGACCGCGGGCGACCAGCGGCGCGTGCTGCTCGTCCTGCAGGCGATGGACACCGCGGGCAAGGGTGGAATCGTCTCGCACGTCGTCGGCGCTGTCGACCCGAACGGCGTCCACTACGCCGGCTTCAAGGCCCCGACGGCCGAGGAGCGCGAGCACGACTTCCTCTGGCGCGTCGAACGACAGCTACCGGATGCCGGACAGCTCGGGGTGTTCGACCGGTCCCACTACGAGGACGTCCTGATCCAGCGCGTCCGTGGGCTGGCGGAACCGGCCGAGATCGAGCGGCGCTACGGCGCGATCGTCGACTTCGAGTCGCGCTTGGCCGAGCAGGGCACCACGATCGTCAAGGTGATGCTGCACATCTCGAAGGACGAGCAGCGCGAACGGCTCGGTGACCGGCTGGACCGGCCGGACAAGCACTGGAAGTTCAACCCCGCGGACATCGACGAGCGTCTGCGCTGGGACGAGTACCAGCAGGCGTACCAGGTGGCGTTCGACCGCACGTCGACCGAGCAGGCGCCCTGGTACGTCGTGCCGGCGAACCGCAAGTGGTACGCCCGCCTCGCCGTGCAGCAGCTCCTGCTCCGCGCCCTGGAGGACATGCACCTCTCGTGGCCGGCCGCTGACTTCGACGTGGCCGAGCAACGACAGCGGCTCGCCGCGTCCTGA
- a CDS encoding DEAD/DEAH box helicase produces MAPYDKGANSRADRSDRARHPNGTPAARSAKHRGFRAPEPTAPRQKQRWDAEERRSRPSSGERPNWEPRDSRGSRPAWEPRGAGRPARGDDRAPRSFDRNDRGPRRDDDRAPRRDSGDRAPRSFDRNDRAPRRDNDAPRSFNRDDRAPRSFDRNDRNDRAPRRDNDDRPRRFDRDDRAPRSFDRNDRAPRRDNDDRPRRFDRDDRAPRSFDRSDRAPRRDNDDRPRRFDRDERAPRSFDRNDRNDRAPRRDNDDRPRRFDRDERAPRSFDRNDRAPRRDNDDRPRRFDRDDRAPRSFDRTDRPTERTPFVPADDVKLEKLQAEATIAADVDGVTFGDLGIGGNISRALAELGAASPFPIQAATIPDVLAGKDVLGRGRTGSGKTIAFGAPLVEKLMEHGGGTKRKMGRAPRALILAPTRELALQIDRTVQPIARSVGLFTTQIYGGVPYGRQEGALERGVDIIVGTPGRVQDLLNKGKLDLSEVVISVLDEADHMCDLGFLEPVQEILRATAEVTPQGNRAQKLLFSATLDTQVAALVEQFLQEPSVHEVAGEDQASSTIDHRVLVVEQRDKDRVLEELVAGEGKTIVFARTRAYAERLAEQFEDAGIRATSLHGDLNQSRRTRNLSLLTSGRVNVLVATDVAARGIHVDDISLVVQADAPDDYKAYMHRSGRTGRAGKEGTVVTIVPRSRRRKIEGILEHAEIEADLVESGPGDRILAELAAR; encoded by the coding sequence ATGGCCCCGTACGACAAGGGCGCGAACTCGCGCGCCGACCGCTCCGACCGTGCTCGTCACCCGAACGGCACCCCCGCCGCTCGCAGTGCCAAGCACCGCGGCTTCCGAGCCCCTGAGCCCACCGCCCCGCGCCAGAAGCAGCGCTGGGACGCCGAAGAGCGGCGCTCCCGTCCGTCGTCGGGCGAGCGCCCGAACTGGGAGCCCCGCGACAGCCGCGGCAGCCGTCCGGCGTGGGAGCCCCGCGGTGCGGGTCGGCCCGCACGCGGTGACGACCGCGCCCCGCGCAGCTTCGACCGCAACGACCGCGGCCCCCGTCGGGACGACGACCGCGCACCCCGCCGCGACTCCGGCGACCGTGCCCCGCGCAGCTTCGACCGCAACGACCGCGCGCCCCGTCGGGACAACGACGCCCCGCGCTCGTTCAACCGTGACGACCGTGCCCCGCGCAGCTTCGACCGCAACGACCGCAACGACCGCGCTCCCCGTCGTGACAACGACGACCGCCCGCGTCGTTTCGACCGTGACGACCGCGCTCCCCGCAGCTTCGACCGCAACGACCGCGCGCCCCGTCGTGACAACGACGACCGCCCGCGTCGCTTCGACCGGGACGACCGCGCCCCGCGCAGCTTCGACCGCTCCGACCGCGCGCCCCGTCGTGACAACGACGACCGCCCGCGTCGTTTCGACCGGGACGAGCGCGCTCCGCGCAGCTTCGACCGCAACGACCGCAACGACCGCGCGCCCCGTCGTGACAACGACGACCGCCCGCGTCGCTTCGACCGGGACGAGCGCGCTCCGCGCAGCTTCGACCGCAACGACCGCGCTCCCCGTCGTGACAACGACGACCGCCCGCGTCGTTTCGACCGTGACGACCGCGCTCCCCGCAGCTTCGACCGCACCGACCGCCCCACCGAGCGCACCCCGTTCGTCCCCGCGGACGACGTCAAGCTCGAGAAGCTGCAGGCCGAGGCGACCATCGCCGCCGACGTCGACGGTGTGACCTTCGGCGACCTCGGCATCGGCGGCAACATCTCCCGCGCCCTCGCCGAGCTCGGCGCAGCGAGCCCGTTCCCGATCCAGGCCGCGACGATCCCCGACGTGCTCGCCGGCAAGGACGTCCTCGGCCGCGGCCGCACGGGCTCCGGCAAGACCATCGCGTTCGGCGCCCCGCTCGTCGAGAAGCTCATGGAGCACGGCGGCGGCACGAAGCGCAAGATGGGCCGCGCCCCGCGTGCGCTCATCCTCGCGCCGACCCGCGAGCTCGCCCTGCAGATCGACCGCACGGTGCAGCCGATCGCCCGCTCGGTGGGGCTCTTCACGACGCAGATCTACGGCGGTGTCCCGTACGGCCGTCAGGAGGGTGCGCTCGAGCGCGGCGTCGACATCATCGTCGGCACCCCGGGTCGCGTGCAGGACCTCCTGAACAAGGGGAAGCTCGACCTCAGCGAGGTCGTCATCTCCGTCCTCGACGAGGCCGACCACATGTGCGACCTCGGGTTCCTCGAGCCGGTGCAGGAGATCCTCCGCGCCACCGCCGAGGTCACCCCGCAGGGCAACCGCGCGCAGAAGCTGCTGTTCAGCGCCACCCTCGACACCCAGGTCGCGGCGCTCGTCGAGCAGTTCCTGCAAGAGCCGAGCGTGCACGAGGTCGCGGGTGAGGACCAGGCGTCCTCGACCATCGACCACCGCGTGCTCGTGGTCGAGCAGCGCGACAAGGACCGGGTCCTCGAGGAGCTCGTCGCCGGCGAGGGCAAGACCATCGTCTTCGCCCGCACCCGCGCCTACGCCGAGCGGCTCGCCGAGCAGTTCGAGGACGCCGGCATCCGCGCGACCTCGCTGCACGGCGACCTCAACCAGTCGCGCCGCACGCGCAACCTGTCGCTGCTCACCAGCGGCCGGGTGAACGTGCTCGTCGCCACGGACGTCGCCGCGCGCGGCATCCACGTCGACGACATCTCGCTGGTCGTGCAGGCCGACGCGCCGGACGACTACAAGGCGTACATGCACCGCTCCGGCCGCACCGGTCGTGCCGGCAAGGAGGGCACGGTCGTCACGATCGTCCCGCGCAGCCGTCGCCGGAAGATCGAGGGCATCCTCGAGCACGCCGAGATCGAGGCGGACCTCGTCGAGAGCGGTCCCGGCGATCGCATCCTCGCGGAGCTCGCCGCGCGCTGA
- a CDS encoding DUF664 domain-containing protein, producing MTPAELLVEAFSRVPETVGRAVDGLSEDQLASRPAAGANTLAWLAWHIARGQDSQIAALADSEQVWTADGWVERFGLPFPAEALGYGMSRDDVGRVRASAELLNGYLGAVHERTVAYLRTLSADDFETVVDEAWDPPVTVGVRLVSILDDCVQHAGQAGYARGVLFFNR from the coding sequence ATGACCCCCGCCGAACTCCTCGTCGAAGCCTTCTCCCGCGTCCCCGAGACCGTCGGGCGTGCCGTCGACGGCCTGTCGGAGGACCAGCTCGCCTCCCGCCCGGCCGCCGGTGCGAACACGCTCGCCTGGCTCGCCTGGCACATCGCGCGCGGGCAGGACTCCCAGATCGCCGCCCTCGCCGACTCCGAGCAGGTGTGGACGGCCGACGGCTGGGTCGAGCGGTTCGGCCTGCCGTTCCCGGCCGAGGCGCTCGGGTACGGCATGTCCCGAGACGACGTCGGTCGGGTGCGGGCGTCCGCGGAGCTTCTGAACGGCTACCTCGGCGCGGTGCACGAGCGCACGGTCGCCTACCTGCGGACCCTGTCGGCAGACGACTTCGAGACGGTCGTCGACGAGGCCTGGGACCCGCCCGTGACCGTCGGCGTCCGCCTCGTCAGCATCCTCGACGACTGCGTCCAGCACGCCGGACAGGCCGGCTACGCGCGCGGGGTGCTGTTCTTCAACCGCTGA
- a CDS encoding MarR family transcriptional regulator yields the protein MSETPSKPPFLLAAPLPGAAPTSPVVAATGDGDDLTDLMAAFRRFQTQNARVLTRESAARGLNATDTRLVFFLETATGGATPKQAGEYLGLSTGATTSLIDRLERHGHLERRPNPTDRRSVLLHLTPSGAAVAQQISAVWSAAVREVVAPADRARLATQFSLFGAALERHSGATSI from the coding sequence ATGTCGGAAACCCCCTCGAAGCCCCCGTTCCTCCTCGCCGCCCCGCTCCCCGGTGCGGCCCCCACCTCACCCGTGGTCGCGGCGACCGGGGACGGCGACGACCTCACCGACCTGATGGCAGCGTTCCGTCGCTTCCAGACCCAGAACGCGCGGGTGCTCACCCGCGAGAGCGCCGCCCGGGGACTCAACGCCACCGACACCCGGTTGGTGTTCTTCCTCGAGACGGCCACCGGCGGCGCCACCCCGAAGCAGGCGGGCGAGTACCTCGGGCTCTCGACCGGAGCGACCACCTCGCTCATCGACCGTCTGGAGCGGCACGGACACCTCGAGCGGCGCCCGAACCCCACCGACCGCCGGAGCGTGCTGCTGCACCTCACCCCTTCGGGTGCGGCCGTCGCACAGCAGATCAGCGCGGTCTGGTCGGCTGCGGTCCGCGAGGTCGTCGCCCCGGCCGACCGCGCTCGACTGGCGACGCAGTTCTCGCTGTTCGGCGCGGCACTCGAGCGTCACTCCGGAGCCACCAGCATCTGA
- a CDS encoding S24/S26 family peptidase — protein sequence MSSEVSGGSTPQTRARVALDWGRVVVATCARGVVVTLLGLALWAAAPAAIGWSPTTVMTGSMAPRLMPGDVVVSRPVASDQVKAGRVLLADDPDQDGLLRMHRYVSDGPERTIITKGDANPQSDSTPLHRSAVHGVGYLRIPYVAAPIVWVRTGEWARVAVVVLGFVGLLALCRADGRIRRRSEAAAVGSDEPDGPGGPDGPGGPAGPGDDAGGPGTRARGGREARHRAATGLPSGESHRTATVAGSGAARGRRAARVQAAAQQRKRQRHFRRGGGVAVVVTAAVVAALLPGAAVAAPWTARTVNPGMQLATLRPTVLSSLKCTSNTSPLGVKTATVSWIATGGDAPVRTELMSGSTAVAGVTGTTASASGTPQSLTLTGGSGLSLGGSTVLTLRADYGAGWTVAAQGTTTVTVRTFTIAGIGAAAECVA from the coding sequence GTGAGCAGCGAAGTCAGCGGTGGGTCCACCCCGCAGACCCGTGCCCGTGTCGCCCTCGACTGGGGCCGTGTCGTCGTCGCGACCTGCGCACGCGGCGTCGTCGTCACCCTGCTCGGACTCGCGCTCTGGGCCGCGGCACCCGCCGCCATCGGCTGGTCCCCGACCACCGTGATGACGGGCTCGATGGCACCGCGGCTGATGCCGGGCGACGTCGTGGTGTCCCGCCCGGTCGCGTCCGACCAGGTGAAGGCGGGGCGTGTCCTGCTCGCGGACGACCCGGACCAGGACGGGCTCCTGCGGATGCACCGGTACGTCAGTGACGGCCCGGAGCGCACGATCATCACCAAGGGTGACGCGAACCCGCAGTCCGACTCGACCCCCCTGCACCGCTCGGCCGTGCACGGGGTCGGGTACCTCCGGATCCCGTACGTGGCCGCGCCGATCGTGTGGGTCCGGACCGGCGAGTGGGCCCGGGTCGCGGTCGTCGTCCTCGGCTTCGTCGGTCTCCTCGCCCTCTGCCGGGCCGACGGGCGGATCCGGCGACGCAGCGAGGCAGCGGCCGTCGGCAGCGACGAGCCGGACGGGCCCGGTGGGCCGGACGGCCCTGGTGGACCCGCAGGGCCTGGTGACGACGCCGGCGGACCGGGCACGCGCGCACGGGGCGGACGGGAGGCGCGGCACCGCGCCGCCACGGGCCTCCCGTCCGGCGAGTCCCACCGGACCGCGACCGTCGCCGGCTCCGGTGCCGCCCGGGGGCGGCGGGCGGCACGGGTGCAGGCCGCGGCGCAGCAGCGGAAGCGACAGCGACACTTCCGCCGGGGCGGAGGCGTCGCCGTGGTCGTGACGGCAGCGGTGGTCGCGGCGCTCCTGCCGGGGGCCGCGGTCGCCGCGCCGTGGACCGCACGGACGGTCAACCCGGGCATGCAGCTCGCGACGCTCCGTCCCACCGTCCTCTCGTCGTTGAAGTGCACCTCGAACACCTCGCCCCTGGGCGTGAAGACCGCCACGGTCTCCTGGATCGCGACCGGTGGTGATGCCCCGGTCCGGACCGAGCTGATGAGCGGCTCCACCGCCGTGGCCGGCGTCACCGGGACCACCGCGTCAGCGTCGGGGACACCGCAGTCGTTGACCCTGACGGGCGGCAGCGGGCTGTCGCTCGGGGGCTCCACCGTCCTGACCCTGCGCGCGGACTACGGCGCCGGATGGACGGTCGCCGCTCAGGGCACGACCACGGTCACGGTCCGGACCTTCACCATCGCCGGCATCGGCGCCGCCGCGGAGTGCGTCGCCTGA
- a CDS encoding exonuclease SbcCD subunit D — MRILHTGDWHLGRTLLGADLLEHQAVFLDHLVRVVRERAVDLVVVAGDVYDRAIPPVEAVRMLSHVLERLSETATVVVTPGNHDSAVRLGFGAGVMSDRVRILAEPSRLAEPVLVDAGDPSGPVAVYGLPYLQPDMVRYALAPVPDEPLARSHQAVVGAAMDRVRADLAGRPGTRSVVVAHAFVGGALASDSEQDIRVGGVDRVAESTFDGIDYVALGHLHGPQRVGAGDRIRYAGSPLAFSFGERNHTKSVTLVDLGADGTVTVELLPTPVPRPLVDVRGSIEQIESGVFAEHVDAWVRIAVTDTVHPERLYARVKDRFPHALAITHEPADAPERSAARAVSATSDPVEVAADFVTYATGGAPDDVELAILRDAYESAAAALAEQGAR; from the coding sequence ATGCGGATCCTGCACACGGGCGACTGGCACCTCGGACGCACGCTGCTCGGTGCCGACCTGCTCGAGCACCAGGCGGTGTTCCTCGACCACCTCGTGCGGGTGGTCCGCGAACGCGCGGTCGACCTCGTGGTCGTCGCCGGCGACGTCTACGACCGGGCGATCCCGCCGGTCGAGGCCGTCCGGATGCTCTCGCACGTGCTCGAACGGCTGTCCGAGACCGCGACGGTCGTCGTGACGCCGGGCAACCACGACTCCGCGGTCCGGCTCGGGTTCGGCGCCGGGGTGATGAGCGACCGCGTCCGGATCCTCGCCGAGCCGTCCCGGCTGGCGGAACCGGTGCTCGTCGACGCCGGTGACCCGAGCGGTCCGGTCGCCGTGTACGGCCTGCCCTACCTGCAGCCCGACATGGTCCGGTACGCGCTCGCGCCGGTGCCGGACGAACCCCTCGCCCGCTCGCACCAGGCCGTCGTCGGAGCCGCGATGGACCGGGTCCGCGCCGACCTCGCGGGCCGTCCGGGCACCCGCTCGGTCGTCGTCGCGCACGCGTTCGTCGGCGGCGCCCTGGCCAGCGACAGCGAGCAGGACATCCGCGTCGGCGGGGTCGACCGCGTCGCCGAGTCCACCTTCGACGGCATCGACTACGTCGCCCTCGGCCACCTGCACGGCCCGCAGCGGGTCGGGGCCGGGGACCGGATCCGGTACGCGGGCTCCCCGCTGGCGTTCTCGTTCGGGGAGCGGAACCACACCAAGTCCGTGACGCTCGTCGACCTGGGGGCAGACGGCACAGTCACGGTCGAACTCCTGCCGACCCCGGTGCCCCGACCCCTCGTCGACGTCCGCGGCAGCATCGAGCAGATCGAGTCCGGGGTGTTCGCCGAGCACGTCGACGCCTGGGTCCGGATCGCCGTCACCGACACCGTGCACCCCGAGCGGTTGTACGCCCGCGTGAAGGACCGCTTCCCGCACGCGCTCGCCATCACCCACGAGCCCGCCGACGCCCCGGAACGCTCCGCCGCCCGAGCGGTGAGCGCGACCAGCGACCCGGTGGAGGTCGCCGCGGACTTCGTCACCTACGCCACCGGCGGTGCCCCGGACGACGTCGAACTCGCGATCCTCCGCGACGCCTACGAGTCCGCGGCCGCCGCCCTGGCCGAGCAGGGAGCACGCTGA
- a CDS encoding SMC family ATPase — MYLHRLELRAVGPYPDLVSIDFASLAASGVFLLEGPTGSGKSTIIDAVVYALYGGLAGSDASTDRLHSQHADPAVEPFVELVFETSAGVYRVRRTPPYDRPKQRGTGTIRQQSSAQLVRLADPSDLVGEPISHRAPEIGVEIARVIGLNRDQFLQTVVLPQGEFQRFLRAPGEDRRKLLQSLFGTAIYDRTADELAARRRTAVAEVEAADARVRDALGRFQQASGDDDADESTAPDVVAGLRGSATALEQARTRARADAEHAVAHLHDVTTRLAALDRRRGLLARQDALAADAPTIAGHRTALGLADHAAVVVAVADGAAAAEDRLTALVGERSAVRDRHDVTDHTPRDTSDRLAAVRSEVRHLVDLEQSLDQRAAAVQSATVDLERTQTRLAEAATALASRPDERAAIVLDAERSAESAADTGAAERAVETARELADLLAARRVAAERTSDRAAAVTTAATHASAALATENDLRARRIAGLAGELGAALVPGDPCPVCGAVEHPAVARPQDDHPSAEQIDTAAVARADAERALAAATADHAVAQAELVRLSEAVGEHDDDSVARQRAEADARLAAARAAAAAVQEHGRRLQAHDLATRALEDDHTELVTRSRLLADRIEGDRSRLGEDRARVDEARETVRAVLEHAVTAGAGVEARAAADLDAEPTATLAEVVARVDVLVTVLRTVADLDDRVTAAERDVADRKAEVDAALQAQGFADVTAARTAALRRADADRLRALVAAADREQAVVEAGLAEPAVVAAAADADAAAAADAPAILDRDAAQAARDAAAAALDDATRAAAAAADRAAAADKCAADLSRAVRARDTTSAESRAVVRLADIAAAATNVNPTGITLGTYVLMRRFEDVVAAANDRLRAMLAGRFTLETSDERESGTRARRTGLALAVRDHLTDSTRDPRSLSGGETFTFSLCLALGLADVVQAEAGGVSLGTLFVDEGFGTLDPETLDDVIGQLSRLTAGGRQVGIVSHVEELKQRIPERIAVRRTPEGGSRVTTTV; from the coding sequence ATGTACCTGCACCGCCTGGAACTCCGTGCCGTCGGACCGTACCCGGACCTGGTGTCGATCGACTTCGCGTCCCTGGCCGCCTCCGGGGTGTTCCTGCTCGAGGGACCGACCGGATCGGGCAAGTCGACCATCATCGACGCCGTCGTCTACGCCCTGTACGGCGGCCTCGCGGGCAGCGACGCCAGCACCGACCGTCTGCACAGCCAGCACGCCGACCCCGCGGTCGAGCCCTTCGTCGAGCTCGTGTTCGAGACGAGCGCCGGCGTGTACCGGGTCCGCCGCACCCCGCCGTACGACCGCCCGAAGCAGCGGGGGACCGGCACGATCCGGCAGCAGTCCTCGGCGCAGCTGGTCCGCCTGGCCGATCCGTCCGACCTGGTCGGCGAGCCGATCTCGCACCGCGCGCCGGAGATCGGCGTCGAGATCGCCCGGGTCATCGGGCTGAACCGCGACCAGTTCCTGCAGACCGTGGTCCTGCCGCAGGGCGAGTTCCAACGGTTCCTCCGCGCTCCGGGCGAGGACCGTCGGAAGCTCCTGCAGTCCCTGTTCGGCACCGCGATCTACGACCGGACCGCGGACGAGCTCGCCGCCCGACGCCGGACGGCCGTGGCGGAGGTCGAGGCCGCGGACGCCCGGGTGCGCGACGCCCTCGGGCGCTTCCAGCAGGCGTCCGGGGACGACGACGCCGACGAGTCGACCGCGCCGGACGTCGTCGCGGGACTGCGGGGGAGCGCCACCGCACTCGAGCAGGCCCGTACCCGGGCACGTGCCGACGCCGAGCACGCCGTCGCCCACCTGCACGACGTGACCACCCGGCTGGCCGCCCTCGACCGGCGACGCGGACTGCTCGCCCGGCAGGACGCCCTGGCGGCGGACGCTCCGACGATCGCCGGACACCGGACCGCCCTGGGCCTCGCCGACCACGCCGCCGTGGTCGTGGCCGTCGCGGACGGCGCCGCCGCTGCCGAGGACCGCCTGACCGCCCTGGTCGGGGAACGCTCGGCCGTCCGCGACCGGCACGACGTGACCGACCACACACCGCGGGACACCTCCGACCGGCTCGCCGCGGTCCGGTCCGAGGTCCGCCACCTGGTCGACCTCGAGCAGTCGCTCGACCAGCGTGCCGCCGCCGTGCAGTCGGCGACGGTGGACCTCGAGCGGACGCAGACGCGGCTCGCCGAGGCCGCCACCGCCCTCGCGTCGCGTCCGGACGAGCGTGCCGCGATCGTCCTCGACGCCGAGCGGTCCGCCGAGTCCGCCGCCGACACCGGCGCTGCCGAACGCGCGGTCGAGACGGCCCGAGAGCTGGCGGATCTGCTCGCCGCGCGTCGGGTCGCCGCTGAGCGGACGTCGGACCGAGCCGCCGCGGTGACGACGGCCGCCACCCACGCCTCCGCCGCCCTCGCCACCGAGAACGACCTGCGCGCCCGACGCATCGCCGGTCTCGCCGGTGAGCTCGGTGCCGCGCTCGTCCCCGGTGACCCCTGCCCGGTGTGCGGCGCCGTCGAGCACCCCGCCGTGGCGCGACCGCAGGACGACCACCCGAGCGCCGAGCAGATCGACACCGCCGCGGTGGCACGCGCCGACGCCGAGCGGGCCCTCGCCGCCGCGACGGCCGACCACGCCGTCGCCCAGGCCGAACTCGTCCGGCTGAGCGAGGCGGTCGGGGAGCACGACGACGACTCGGTGGCCCGGCAGCGCGCCGAGGCCGACGCACGCCTGGCCGCCGCCCGCGCCGCGGCTGCCGCGGTGCAGGAACACGGACGACGGCTGCAGGCCCACGACCTCGCCACCCGTGCGCTCGAGGACGACCACACCGAGCTGGTCACCCGGAGCCGGCTGCTCGCCGACCGGATCGAAGGGGACCGATCCCGCCTGGGCGAGGACCGAGCCCGGGTCGACGAGGCCCGGGAGACCGTCCGCGCTGTGCTCGAGCACGCCGTCACCGCGGGTGCTGGCGTCGAGGCCCGGGCCGCGGCGGACCTCGACGCCGAGCCGACTGCCACCCTCGCCGAGGTCGTGGCGCGGGTCGACGTCCTCGTCACGGTCCTCCGCACCGTCGCCGACCTCGACGATCGGGTGACCGCCGCCGAGCGGGACGTCGCCGACCGCAAGGCCGAGGTGGACGCCGCACTGCAGGCCCAGGGGTTCGCGGACGTCACCGCTGCACGGACCGCTGCGCTCCGGCGCGCCGACGCCGACCGGTTGCGGGCACTCGTCGCGGCGGCCGACCGTGAGCAGGCCGTCGTGGAGGCGGGGCTCGCCGAACCCGCGGTGGTCGCAGCCGCGGCAGATGCAGACGCAGCAGCCGCTGCCGACGCGCCAGCCATCCTCGACCGGGACGCCGCGCAGGCTGCACGGGACGCCGCAGCCGCCGCCCTCGACGACGCGACCCGGGCTGCTGCCGCCGCAGCCGACCGGGCGGCCGCCGCCGACAAGTGCGCCGCAGACCTGTCTCGGGCCGTCCGCGCCCGGGACACCACGAGCGCCGAGAGCCGGGCCGTGGTCCGCCTCGCCGACATCGCCGCAGCGGCCACGAACGTCAACCCGACCGGCATCACCCTCGGCACCTACGTGCTGATGCGCCGCTTCGAGGACGTCGTCGCCGCGGCCAACGACCGGCTGCGGGCGATGCTCGCCGGCCGGTTCACCCTCGAGACGTCCGACGAGCGGGAATCCGGCACCCGGGCCCGTCGGACCGGCCTCGCACTGGCCGTCCGTGACCACCTGACCGACAGCACGCGAGACCCACGCAGCCTGTCGGGCGGCGAGACCTTCACGTTCTCGCTCTGCCTGGCGCTCGGGCTCGCCGACGTCGTGCAGGCCGAGGCCGGCGGGGTGTCCCTCGGCACGCTGTTCGTCGACGAGGGGTTCGGCACGCTCGACCCGGAGACGCTCGACGACGTCATCGGCCAGCTGTCCCGCCTGACCGCCGGCGGGCGCCAGGTCGGCATCGTCAGCCACGTCGAGGAACTCAAGCAGCGGATCCCGGAGCGGATCGCGGTGCGCCGGACCCCCGAGGGTGGTTCGCGCGTGACGACGACGGTCTGA
- a CDS encoding class E sortase: protein MTSHDTMPSRRDARDDDGTERPRRRRPRQTVGGALVALLAELLIIAGAGTGLYVVWTAWWTDVVAVNEQSKLVQTLDQPEPKKIVGTERRDAAPVLSEPPGLSTVFGTMQIPRFGSDYNRPIGEGTDREKVLNTIGLGHYQDTAMPGAEGNFAVAGHRVTYGKPLNQIADLKPGDPIVVRVTDAKTKFDVWYVYKVTDSQIVTPDHIETIAPVPNKPGVEPSAEDRWLTLTACHPMWSAAQRYIVHAKMDYWMQASDGTPKELTEAAK from the coding sequence GTGACCTCTCACGACACGATGCCGTCGCGGCGCGATGCCCGCGACGACGACGGCACCGAACGGCCCCGACGTCGGCGACCACGGCAGACGGTCGGGGGCGCGCTCGTCGCCCTGCTGGCCGAACTCCTCATCATCGCGGGTGCCGGCACCGGTCTGTACGTCGTGTGGACCGCCTGGTGGACCGACGTCGTCGCCGTGAACGAGCAGTCGAAGCTCGTGCAGACGCTCGACCAGCCGGAGCCGAAGAAGATCGTCGGCACCGAGCGCCGTGACGCCGCTCCCGTCCTGAGCGAACCGCCGGGGCTGTCGACGGTGTTCGGGACGATGCAGATCCCGCGCTTCGGGTCGGACTACAACCGTCCCATCGGCGAGGGCACCGACCGCGAGAAGGTCCTCAACACCATCGGACTCGGCCACTACCAGGACACCGCGATGCCCGGCGCCGAGGGCAACTTCGCCGTCGCCGGCCACCGTGTCACGTACGGCAAGCCGCTCAACCAGATCGCCGACCTCAAGCCCGGCGACCCGATCGTGGTCCGTGTCACCGACGCCAAGACGAAGTTCGACGTCTGGTACGTCTACAAGGTCACCGACAGCCAGATCGTCACGCCCGACCACATCGAGACCATCGCCCCGGTCCCGAACAAGCCCGGCGTGGAGCCGTCCGCCGAGGACCGCTGGCTGACCCTGACCGCCTGCCACCCGATGTGGTCCGCCGCCCAGCGGTACATCGTGCACGCGAAGATGGACTACTGGATGCAGGCGTCCGACGGCACGCCGAAGGAACTGACGGAGGCCGCCAAGTGA
- a CDS encoding GNAT family acetyltransferase, translated as METVIRPFRPTDTEAVVALWESCGLVRPWNDPRRDIARKATVQPELFLVATDREAVVAAGMAGFDGHRGWVNYLAVSPDRQGGGLGRRLMAEFERLLTDLGCPKVNLQVRAGNEQVIAFYEALGYADDRTVSLGKRLISDDGADAPDDAPSDARSDARTGPGTAAAS; from the coding sequence ATGGAGACCGTGATCCGTCCGTTCCGCCCCACCGACACCGAGGCCGTCGTCGCGCTCTGGGAGTCGTGCGGCCTGGTCCGCCCGTGGAACGACCCCCGCCGCGACATCGCGCGGAAGGCCACGGTGCAGCCGGAGCTCTTCCTGGTGGCGACCGACCGGGAGGCCGTGGTCGCCGCCGGCATGGCCGGTTTCGACGGGCACCGGGGCTGGGTCAACTACCTGGCGGTGTCGCCGGACCGGCAGGGTGGTGGGCTCGGCCGGCGGCTGATGGCCGAGTTCGAGCGGCTGCTCACCGACCTCGGGTGCCCCAAGGTCAACCTGCAGGTCCGCGCCGGCAACGAGCAGGTCATCGCCTTCTACGAGGCGCTCGGCTACGCCGACGACCGCACGGTCTCGCTCGGCAAACGCCTCATCTCGGACGACGGTGCCGACGCCCCCGATGACGCCCCCAGTGACGCCCGTTCCGACGCCCGCACCGGCCCCGGGACCGCTGCCGCGTCCTGA